CTGAAAATTACACGTCAGCCAAAATGATTTGATGcgaaaaaaaattaccttaaaatatttttaagcgGCAAGATTACGTGTCCCCGTCAATATTTCCCACCTTAAAATACAaatcttattaatattattaaaatacttaaaatatctttcttatttttctcctttttttgaaaattattgacaattatttttaaaaataaatttttatttattgtcataaataagaaagacAATTTTATCCATACCGTTTTCAAGGATAGTTTATAAACTGCCCTTAATTTTTTCCCATCAACGACCGAATACTCTTTGTAATGGTTGGCTACGtcagaaaatagaaaaggaatGATTTTATTCCCCTTGCcttctccttttcctttttccattttttttttttcttttttatcctttatttgttttttttaaataaaattttaaaatctaaaatttaaaatatttgttttttaacctTAGCAAGACTTCTTAAGACATCTTGACAAGAATCATCCGTTTGAGAGGGTAATAAGTAATAACAAACTGCAAAACCACTGAAGAAATTTGGTGTCTAAAAATTACCCATGAAGATTCAAGtcaaataaaagaacaaaaagtaaaagaaaagaaaagaaaaatcaaattttaaggAGACCTCCGATGAGACAGGGCCGTCATTATTGAAATCAAGCTTTCCCGACAAGcaatgtaataaataaaaaccaataataGCAGTAGTAAACTTATACATGTTTTACATTTTCTATGTTTAGGTGGGGTGGTCCAAGACTCCAAACACCCACTTTAATGGAGATGCACAGGCTACATAAATCCACATCCTGTACATAACGATCGGTTGGGGTGTCGGCAAACAACCGTCCATATAATGCGTAGCAGTCAAAAGTATCAATGGAGTAAAAAACACTGGAGATTGATTGTGGACTTTGGCTTCATTCATTTGTGAGGCACAAACTCTGGTCCTTATTAGTAGTAGCCACTGGGGGATTATATGGTGAGATTTTCTTGAATGGCTGTAAAAGTCCCCACTATGTTCCCACCGACATCTGGAAATGTTTCAGACCCAGGAAGAGGCCTCACCTTCCCTGTTCTCTCCACTTCCACAGGGTACTTCAGAAGGTGTCCCTTCATTTCTGTTATTTGATCTGCTGCAAACTGCCTCCAGTTGAGCTCACCCAAGGACCTCAGCCGTCTAACACACTCAACACTTTCTGGTTGCTTGAAACATTCCTCCAGTACTCCAGTGTGCTCTGCCCATAGTGACATCCTATATCCATATATCTGCATTTGGTAGATACACTAATCAGTTGGTTGTGTATTTGATTAGTAGATATCAAAGCAAAGGTTCCAGGTGTTCAGGGTTTATCTAGCAATGATCAGACAACTTGTAAGATGAACATAGGTCCATTAATGGAGAAAAGTTCAGACACCAATTTCATCCAAGGATGGTTTTCTTAATGGTTGCACAAATGTTTTGCCATCATATGTTTCTACCATGGATTTAAATTCTATAAACTTTCAGCTTTAAAGTCTAACTTGAAACATGCATTATCAGTCAGACAGCAAGATATATGAAGCTTACTTGACCATGTGGGCTAGACTGTTTTCTTGCCCATGTATGATGAGGCTGATAGGCACCCATTGCAATTTCGGTGTCTCTGGTTCCTTCCATGGAACGTTGATTGATGTTTGCAGACCCTATTATCAAGTATTCATCATCCACTATCATTCCTTTTGAATGGACATAAATCATGAAGCGTCTGCTTTTACGAGCAAGTGCCTGGATAACCAACATTCATGACATTTTTCAATAGCAGAATTCAAGGCAGAAGTATGAGTGGGAAATGCAGAAACAATAACATCTGAAAACAAGATATGAAACTGTATTAGGGGGTTAGTAGATACTTGAGGGGTGTTTGCTGCGGATTGATTTCCTGCATTTGAGGTGTCAACTCCTTCCTCGCGATTCCCCAGGCAGAAGAAATTTAAATAGTCTTGTGGATGATATTGGTTCTCAAGCCCAACCTCTTGCAGTGCCTTGTAAACCATTTCATACATCATTTGCATTGTTTTGTGCTGCACAATCAGCAATAACATCATTTAAGCAAGAAGCAGAACTACAAATAGTGATATATCATCCCAAATTTTAATGTCACATCTCATTACCATTTCTTTGACATAGTAAAATTACAATTAACTTGAAAATTGATTCATATGTGACAATCTCATGGAAAATGAGAAGaacttaaattatttatgtCAAAAGGTTCCTAAGAATCATCTGACAGAGAAGCTGATTTTATGGAGTTCTAGGGCTATCTGATAAAAAAAGATGTTAATTAAGACTGAACAGTCAAAAGAATCTTTAATTGAAGGGATGTAAGCTTATTTGATATTAAAGGCCATAACACAAGGCTTAGTAGTGGATATTGAAAGGCAAACAACAAATTAGAGAACTAATGCTTTCCCTAAGAAGTCAAGCAATAAGAGTCTCTGACATTTCTACCAACAGTGTCAATACACATGAAGGCAGTAATGGTTCACTGACTGGAATATCACGAAAGAATCTATGAAAACCTAATATGCATTATAATTTCCAAGGACTGTGACTTCCATGAACTTCAAAGAAATTAAGGTACTCTCCACTAGGGTCAAGTGGGAGATTTCATGGAAATTTAGTAGCTCCAGAGTTTTATATATCCGGAATAGGGCCCCATGCATGGTTGTGTTCCATGGGATTATGAGGCGCAACTCAGACAGACACACCCTTACAGGTCGAACTCCCTCAAATATTATCTGTTTTGGGCCAATGActctcatggctttaaaacacatttacatAGTTAGGAGAAGCCCACTACATACATAGTGCTTAAGAACTTTTTCCTGCAtctgatgtgggatatcacaaacaaAGCGATATTCACATCATGTGGAGCAATTTGAATTTCATGGGAAATGCACCCTCAGTCATTACAGAAAATATGCTGATAAAGCATAACAATCTGCAGGAGTCCTACAATCATGAAAGTAAATAAGACATCATTCTTTCGTTAAGATGAATATTCTATAAGCTGTCATGATGCCTCATTGATCTATTTCCACCAAGGTCAGATGCATTTTCTGAAGAAATACTTAAACCATTATTGAAGCCTACCTGCCAAAAAAGAATCCTCTGTGTAGGAGTACTTGTAGGAACGCCCTCTGGCCACATTGGGATAACAATATATGCAGAAAACCTCTCTTTTGCTCTGATTTTGTTAGCGATTTTGAGAGCAATTTCCATAGGTATTAAATTGTTTGCACCTGCAAGTCAGCATTATGCTTAAATTGCTTCTATTGTGCAAATGCCAATTGCCAATAAAATCAGTAAAACATTGATTATTACAAGAGCCAAACATATGCTATCAAATCATAAGGTTCCAAGCAAGAACTATGTCTTCTAAGTAATTGAGTTGAACATGACGAAACAATATAACAATATAGTGAGCAAGGATACCACCTACTTGTGGGCCATCCTGTGTGAAGGAAGAAAGTAGAATATCCAACTAACCAATATGAAATGTAATTAATAAATTGCAATCCAGCAAATAATTTAGCTTTGTGGCGCCAAGCATAACTGCCATGACACTGACCACCTCTTTATAAAATGCATAAGCTTGGCAAGGTGCAATGAGGACACTCCCATTTTGGCTTTTAATCTCTCAAACACCTCATATCCAAAACAACATTGAGAGATATGTATATCCTCAATTGTCACTTTCATTCCACTCTTTATAGGTAACATGTCAAACACCGCTTATCTATGTTGGGCACCAATTACAAGGTTCTTTAATTTTGTTGCATAATTCAAAACCAATATCAAGGTAGTGAAACTTGAAAACCTTACTAACATTACTTCCTCAAACCACTACGAGGAAATACAGTGTAATAGCTACCATGAAGAAAACCTCTATCTGGATCAAAACCAGACAATTTACTCTAAAGCATTAACAGTTACTCACCTAAGTCTTTGTAAGAAGCCCAATTATAAGATGACCCGAGGAAGTACTGGTTCTCAATATAAATGAAATGCTGAGCAGCACGAATAGCCTTGACATATGCTGTATGTATACTCATGTCTATCAGTATATTTTTCCCACAAACCAGGTTCTGTTACAACATAGTTAACACAATAGTTAATTAACCATTACTAAGAAACAGTATTAGAATGACATGTTCACTCAAGTGGAACAAAGTGGCCAAAATTTTGCCAAAATTTTTTCTCACCTTGCTTGTAGCTTCCTTTGGTTCCTTAGGAAAGCCTTCCACAGAAGTGGAGTCAATCGAACGGAAGACCTTCAATTGTTCAAAAAGTCAGTCAAGTGAGATAGAGCATTCAATAGATAGCCAGGTCTTGCAAAGGATCTGATGCAAACAGACAACTGGGATCCAAATTACCTGGACATGCCAAGCTTCTGGATCGTTTTCATTTGGGCAGGAGGCATCTGCCATCCCAATGATGTCGGAAATTCTCTCAAGCTTGAGTAAAGCATCATCATATGATGATGCTTTCAGCTTTTGAAGTCCACGGGGTTTAGAAGCCTTTAACCAGCGCTCCTCAAAATTGGTGAGGATATCATATGCTGCAGGACCATCAATTCTACAGTGCATATCATGCCAGGGTTCTCGTGGACATCCAGTAGTAGGCCCCTATTCAGGTAACAAgataaatagtttaaaattaaagaaagaataaacaaaTATGACAGCAGCAAAATCTGATTAGTAGCAACTTAATTAGCCTAGTTTTGATTGATTCCATTACACCTCATAGCACAGTGCTTCCAAgctttttttcttcatt
This DNA window, taken from Vitis vinifera cultivar Pinot Noir 40024 chromosome 2, ASM3070453v1, encodes the following:
- the LOC100252995 gene encoding phospholipase D beta 1-like (The RefSeq protein has 2 substitutions compared to this genomic sequence), producing MAESAYVNSAPSDGYSQGQEIVPFPTAKGSLKFFLLHGNLDIWVKEAKTLPNMDMFHRSLSDMFGRFSVKSAPTIEGHKPHKITSDPYVTISVSGAVIGRTFVISNSENPVWMQHFYVPVAHHAAEVHFVVKDSDVVGSQIIGAVGIPVEQIYSGSKVEGTFQILNGSGKPRKPGAVLTLSIQYTPIEKVTLYQFGVGSGPEYTGVPGTYFPLRTGSKVTLYQDAHVHDGCLPNLKLDNDVQFEHGKCWHDIFQAISQARRLIYIAGWSVYHSVRLIRDTDNSTEFMLGHLLKTKSQEGVRVLLLVWDDPTSRSILGYKTDGIMQTYDEETRRFFKHSSVQVLLCPRSAGKGHSWIKQQEVGTIYTHHQKTVIVDADAGHYKRKIIAFIGGLDLCAGRYDTPQHHIFKTLQTVHQDDYHNPNFTGPTTGCPREPWHDMHCRIDGPAAYDILTNFEERWLKASKPRGLQKLKASSYDDALLKLERISDIIGMADASCPNENDPEAWHVQVFRSIDSTSVEGFPKEPKEATSKNLVCGKNILIDMSIHTAYVKAIRAAQHFIYIENQYFLGSSYNWASYKDLGANNLIPMEIALKIANKIRAKERFSAYIVIPMWPEGVPTSTPTQRILFWQHKTMQMMYEMVYKALQEVGLENQYHPQDYLNFFCLGNREEGVDTSNAGNQSAANTPQALARKSRRFMIYVHSKGMIVDDEYLIIGSANINQRSMEGTRDTEIAMGAYQPHHTWARKQSCPHGQIYGYRMSLWAEHTGVLEECFKQPESVECVRRLRSLGELNWRQFAADQITEMKGHLLKYPVEVERTGKVRPLPGSETFPDVGGNIVGTFTAIQENLTI
- the LOC100252995 gene encoding phospholipase D beta 1-like isoform X1 codes for the protein MAESAYVNSAPSDGYSQGQEIVPFPTAKGSLKFFLLHGNLDIWVKEAKTLPNMDMFHRSLSDMFGRFSVKSAPTIEGHKPHKITSDPYVTISVSGAVIGRTFVISNSENPVWMQHFYVPVAHHAAEVHFVVKDSDVVGSQIIGAVGIPVEQIYSGSKVEGTFQILNGSGKPRKPGAVLTLSIQYTPIEKVTLYQFGVGSGPEYTGVPGTYFPLRTGSKVTLYQDAHVHDGCLPNLKLDNDVQFEHGKCWHDIFQAISQARRLIYITGWSVYHSVRLIRDTDNSTEFMLGHLLKTKSQEGVRVLLLVWDDPTSRSILGYKTDGIMQTYDEETRRFFKHSSVQVLLCPRSAGKGHSWIKQQEVGTIYTHHQKTVIVDADAGHYKRKIIAFIGGLDLCAGRYDTPQHHIFKTLQTVHQDDYHNPNFTGPTTGCPREPWHDMHCRIDGPAAYDILTNFEERWLKASKPRGLQKLKASSYDDALLKLERISDIIGMADASCPNENDPEAWHVQVFRSIDSTSVEGFPKEPKEATSKNLVCGKNILIDMSIHTAYVKAIRAAQHFIYIENQYFLGSSYNWASYKDLGANNLIPMEIALKIANKIRAKERFSAYIVIPMWPEGVPTSTPTQRILFWQHKTMQMMYEMVYKALQEVGLENQYHPQDYLNFFCLGNREEGVDTSNAGNQSAANTPQALARKSRRFMIYVHSKGMIVDDEYLIIGSANINQRSMEGTRDTEIAMGAYQPHHTWARKQSSPHGQIYGYRMSLWAEHTGVLEECFKQPESVECVRRLRSLGELNWRQFAADQITEMKGHLLKYPVEVERTGKVRPLPGSETFPDVGGNIVGTFTAIQENLTI